Proteins encoded within one genomic window of Candidatus Dormiibacterota bacterium:
- the cydB gene encoding cytochrome d ubiquinol oxidase subunit II yields the protein MDVLPTVWFAVLCFMLAGYAVLDGFDLGVGILHPFVARDDGERRQTLSAIGPVWDGNEVWLVAFGGLLFLSFPRVYGSGFSGFYLPLTMVLWLFVGRGLSLEWRNHLNDPMWRAPADAVFWFSSTLLVLLFGAAIGNVVRGVPLDPDGYYQGLFAWILNPYALLVGVLALGVLATHGALWLALKTDGAVEERARVLAGRLLPALLVLVAATTAATLSGRRQMLDNYRASPWLVAVPLLIPAAVAAMWHFHRTRRDLEAFVSSAGVIAALVASTAIGLYPQLLPSDPHPERGLTVANSASAHGSLVAGITWASVGLAIVVIHTTFVYFLFRGRVPLESEPVTPPR from the coding sequence GTGGACGTGCTGCCGACCGTCTGGTTCGCGGTGCTCTGCTTCATGCTCGCCGGCTACGCCGTCCTCGACGGCTTCGACCTGGGGGTGGGAATCCTCCATCCCTTCGTCGCCCGGGACGACGGCGAGCGGCGGCAGACGCTCAGCGCCATCGGACCGGTGTGGGACGGCAACGAGGTGTGGCTGGTCGCCTTCGGCGGCCTCCTCTTCCTCTCCTTCCCCCGGGTGTACGGATCCGGGTTCAGCGGGTTCTACCTTCCCCTGACGATGGTGCTCTGGCTGTTCGTCGGACGCGGGCTCTCCCTCGAGTGGCGCAACCATCTGAACGACCCGATGTGGAGGGCGCCGGCGGACGCCGTCTTCTGGTTCAGCAGCACCCTCCTGGTGCTGCTCTTCGGCGCCGCGATCGGCAACGTCGTCCGCGGCGTGCCCCTCGACCCCGACGGGTACTACCAGGGACTGTTCGCCTGGATCCTCAACCCGTACGCGCTCCTCGTCGGGGTGCTCGCCCTCGGCGTGCTCGCCACCCACGGAGCGCTCTGGCTGGCGCTGAAGACCGACGGCGCCGTGGAGGAGCGGGCTCGCGTCCTCGCCGGAAGGCTGCTGCCAGCGCTGCTGGTGCTGGTCGCGGCGACCACCGCGGCGACGCTCAGCGGCCGCCGGCAGATGCTCGACAACTACCGCGCGTCGCCATGGCTCGTCGCCGTCCCGCTGCTGATCCCGGCGGCGGTCGCGGCGATGTGGCACTTCCACCGCACCCGGCGGGACCTGGAGGCCTTCGTGTCCTCGGCCGGGGTGATCGCCGCCCTGGTGGCGTCGACGGCGATCGGCCTGTACCCCCAGCTGCTGCCGTCGGACCCGCATCCCGAGCGCGGGTTGACCGTGGCCAACTCCGCCTCCGCGCACGGGTCGCTGGTCGCGGGGATCACCTGGGCGAGCGTCGGTCTCGCCATCGTCGTCATCCACACCACCTTCGTGTACTTCCTCTTCCGGGGAAGGGTGCCGCTGGAGTCCGAACCGGTCACTCCTCCTCGGTGA